In Hyphomicrobium denitrificans 1NES1, the genomic stretch CGGGTCTACTACGAACCGGGCCGAAACGAGGAATCAGGTGTGGATCTCGTCAGCCATTCGACCTTTCTCTACCTCATGGATCCGACGGGAAAGCTAAATGCGCTTTTTTCCCAGGACGTCACGCCCGAGAGGCTGACCGCTGCCTTGCGCACGCGGCTGTCATCGCCGCAGCAAGCGATGCGGGCCAATTCGGAAGGGAAAGTCGCGCGATGATGCACGACATGGGAAGCATGATGTGGGGCATGGGCTTCGTTTGGCTGATCGTCATCATCGTGCTCGTGCTGGCTGCTGCGGCGCTGGTGAAGTATCTCTTCTTCCGATAAGGCACCACAGATGCGAGGCTCGCGCCGCCTACATCCCGCTCTTCACGCCCCAGCGGACGAGCAGCCAGTTCGCCGGATAGGTCGTCAGGAACCCAAGCACCATACCGATCTGCATCATGAACCAGAACACGATGCTCGATGCGTCAGGCCTATGCGATGGCATTAGGAGGAACCAGATAACCGCCATCCAGGCGAACATGCCGACCTCGAAAGCAGTCAGCGATAAGGTGTCCGCCTTAACCGCGTCGATGATCGCTTCGCCCGGCGCGACCTGGCGCATCGCCCGGATCGGGAAGTATTGAAAGGCGATACCGAATAAGTATGCGAAGCCGAACTCGACAACGTATTCTGAATAAAGCCGTTGGCCCAAAAGAACCCAGCCCGTGGCGAGCACGATCGGCGCGCCGATGATGTCACCGATCACGCAACCGCTGCCGCAATGTGTGGCCGACAGAAAGATGCTTTTCCAGTGGGGCTGGCGGCCCTCCATCTTCGGTGCACCGACCGCCATCGGACGACCCATAGCGGTGTATAACCACCAGGCGACGACTGGAAAGTACAGCCCCGTCACCGGCCAAACGATATTCATGATGGCCATGCGCTGGGGATAACGCATTATGTCGATTGCGATCACAGCCGCAGTGACGAGACCGAGGGTGATCGAGAGCCAAGACAGAATTGTCAACCACTGCGGCATGCTGCGCCTTCAATCGTTCGATGCAATAACCGATTTCCGATGCTTGTGATCCGGTCGATCTTCGCTGCCATGATGAAGTCGTTCTCGTGGAGGCCTTTGATCTTCTTGGTGCGCAGCGACACGGTCGCGTAACCCCACCCGAAGCTGACGTCCGGGTGGTGGCCCTCGTTCTCGGCGAGCCCGCCGACCTGCTGCACGAATGTGAGGGCCTCCCGGAAGTTGCCGAAACGGAAAGTCCGCTCGATCCGATGTGCATCGTCCAGCAACGCCCATTCCGGCGCCTGAGCGAGCAGTTCCTCGGCCTCCTGCTGCGTCAAAGGCGGCATCCCGCCGCGGCAGGGCATGCAGCTCTTTGTTAGGAGAGTTTCCGCCATGTTGGCTCCGTCAGTGTATAGGGGTTTCGAGTTCCTCGAGGATCGGACATTCGGGTCGCTGGTTGCCCTGACAACGTTCGGCGAGATCGGCAATCGTGTTCCGGATCGCCTTAAGTTCGGCAATCTTGTGGTCGAGTTCGGCGACATGCGCGAGCGCGAGCCGTTTCACGTCTTTGCTGGCGCGGCGGCGATCGCGGTAGAGCGCGAGCAGTTTCGCGACCTCCTTAAGTGAGAAGCCCAAGCTCCGCGCGCGCTGGATGAAGCGGAGCGTCTGGATGTCCTTTTCGTCATAGGCGCGATACCGGTTCTCCATCCGCTCCGCTGGGGCGATGAGGCCGATCTCTTCGTAATAGCGGATGGTTTTTGGCGGCACGCCCGACTGGGATGCCGCCTCACCGATCGACATGATGCCGTTGCTCATTGCTTCAAACCCTTCCGGGTGCTGCCGCAGGCCGCCAGCGCCGCAGCAGCAGCGCGTTCGTCACGACGCTGACCGAGGACAGCGCCATCGCTGCGCCGGCGATCACCGGGCTCAACACGCCCAACGCAGCCGCCGGCATGCCGATCACGTTGTAGATGAACGCCCAAAACAGACCCTGACGGATCTTGTTGTAGGTCGCCCGGCTCACCGCGATCGCATCGCCGATTAACAGCGGATCGCCGCGCATAAGGGTGATCCCCGCCGTCTGCATTGCGACATCAGCGCCGGTGCCCATCGCGATGCCGATATCGGCCGCGGCCAGCGCCGGCGCATCGTTGACGCCATCTCCTACCATCCCGACATGACGGCCCGCGGCCTGGAGCCGCTGCACCTCCGCCGCCTTCTCCGCGGGCAAGACGCCGGCCAGCACCCGTTTGATGCCGAGTTGCGCGGCGACCGCGGCAGCGGTGCGCTCGTTGTCGCCGGTCAGCAGCACGATCTCAATGCCGATCTCATGCAGATGCCGTACTGCGGCTGCGGCAGTGGGCTTCAGCGGATCGGCAACTGCGATGAGGCCGAGGAGGGACGCGGCCGTGTCGAGCGCTGCGACCCACATGACCGTGCGCCCCTGCTCTTCAAGACGCGCAGCCTGAGCTTCCATCTCGTCAGTGCGAACGCCGTTCTCCTGCATGAGGCGTCGGTTGCCGATCGCGATCTGGCGGCCGTCAACCAGCGCCGTCAGACCCTTGCCGGCATGGCTCTGAAACTCTGCGAGCACTGGAAGCGCAATGCCTTCGGCTTTTGCCAAGACAGCGCGCGCGAGTGGATGTTCGCTGCCTTTCTGAGCCGCGGCGGCAATCGTCAACAGCTCCGCTTCACTGACGTTTTTCGGGAAGATATCGGTAACCGCCGGCTTGCCTTCCGTCACGGTTCCAGTCTTGTCGAGGATCACCGTGTCGAGCCGATGAGCCCGTTCGAGCGCCTCGGCATCGCGGATCAGGATGCCCGCCTTGGCGGCGGCGCCGGTGCCAACCATCAGCGCCGTTGGGGTCGCCAGCCCAAGCGAGCACGGACAAGCGATCACCATCACAGCGACCGCTGCGATGACGCCTGCCGTAAAGTTGCCAGCGAGCAGCCACCAGGCGAGGAAAGCCACCAGCGCAATGCCCACGACCACGGGCACAAAGATCGCAGCGACGCGGTCAACCAAGCGCTGCACTGGCGGCTTCTTCGCCTGGGCGTTTTCGACCAGTGCGATGATGCGCGACAACATCGATTGCGCGCCGACTGCCGTCGTCTCGATGCGCAAGAGGCCACTGCCATTGATCGAACCGCCGGTGGCCGGATCGCCGGGGTTCTTCCCGACAGGCAGGCTCTCGCCCGTCAGCAGGCTTTCGTCTACTTCGCTGCGGCCGTCGATGACGATGCCGTCCACCGGTAGTTTTTCTCCGGGGCGGACAACGACAACGTCGCCAACCGCAACCGCGGCGACCGGCACCTCGATCTCGGCTCCGTTGCGCTCGACGCGAGCTCTGTCCGGGCGCAGCGACATGAGTGCCTGGATCGCCGCAGTGGTCGAGCGCTTGGCGCGTGCTTCGAGCCATTTGCCGACCATGATCAGCGCGATCACCACCGCAGCAGCCTCGAAGTAGAGATGCGTGCCGTGCGGCCCGGCGAACATGAGATAGACGCTGTAGAAATATGCCGCGGACGTACCGAGCGAGACCAACAGGTCCATGTTGCCCGTGAAGGTACGCAACGCTTTCCAGGCGGCGATATAGAAGCGCGCGCCAATGATGAACTGCACCGGCGTCGCCAAAGCAAGCTGCAGCCAGGCCGGCTGCATGATCCCAAACATCGGCAGGAGCAGCGGTGCGCTCAGCGCGATAGCAGCCCCGATGCGCCAAGTCTCACGCCTAAAGCGGCGCTCTTCGGTCGTGATGATTTGCTTGTCGCGTTCGACATCGCCGGTGAGCAACTCCGCGCCGTAGCCGGCCCGCTCGACGGCGGCGATCAGATCGGCCGCCTTCA encodes the following:
- a CDS encoding heavy metal translocating P-type ATPase is translated as MSALAAAAAERTRVVLPIEGMTCATCAGRVEKALRSLPGVEATVNLTAEQADVNFDPARLDPSKLGEAIARAGYDVPRETREIAVSGMTCATCSGRVENALLSVPGVTRAEVNLASEKASVEGIAGILKAADLIAAVERAGYGAELLTGDVERDKQIITTEERRFRRETWRIGAAIALSAPLLLPMFGIMQPAWLQLALATPVQFIIGARFYIAAWKALRTFTGNMDLLVSLGTSAAYFYSVYLMFAGPHGTHLYFEAAAVVIALIMVGKWLEARAKRSTTAAIQALMSLRPDRARVERNGAEIEVPVAAVAVGDVVVVRPGEKLPVDGIVIDGRSEVDESLLTGESLPVGKNPGDPATGGSINGSGLLRIETTAVGAQSMLSRIIALVENAQAKKPPVQRLVDRVAAIFVPVVVGIALVAFLAWWLLAGNFTAGVIAAVAVMVIACPCSLGLATPTALMVGTGAAAKAGILIRDAEALERAHRLDTVILDKTGTVTEGKPAVTDIFPKNVSEAELLTIAAAAQKGSEHPLARAVLAKAEGIALPVLAEFQSHAGKGLTALVDGRQIAIGNRRLMQENGVRTDEMEAQAARLEEQGRTVMWVAALDTAASLLGLIAVADPLKPTAAAAVRHLHEIGIEIVLLTGDNERTAAAVAAQLGIKRVLAGVLPAEKAAEVQRLQAAGRHVGMVGDGVNDAPALAAADIGIAMGTGADVAMQTAGITLMRGDPLLIGDAIAVSRATYNKIRQGLFWAFIYNVIGMPAAALGVLSPVIAGAAMALSSVSVVTNALLLRRWRPAAAPGRV
- a CDS encoding 4a-hydroxytetrahydrobiopterin dehydratase; its protein translation is MAETLLTKSCMPCRGGMPPLTQQEAEELLAQAPEWALLDDAHRIERTFRFGNFREALTFVQQVGGLAENEGHHPDVSFGWGYATVSLRTKKIKGLHENDFIMAAKIDRITSIGNRLLHRTIEGAACRSG
- the cueR gene encoding Cu(I)-responsive transcriptional regulator yields the protein MSNGIMSIGEAASQSGVPPKTIRYYEEIGLIAPAERMENRYRAYDEKDIQTLRFIQRARSLGFSLKEVAKLLALYRDRRRASKDVKRLALAHVAELDHKIAELKAIRNTIADLAERCQGNQRPECPILEELETPIH
- a CDS encoding DUF4396 domain-containing protein, which produces MPQWLTILSWLSITLGLVTAAVIAIDIMRYPQRMAIMNIVWPVTGLYFPVVAWWLYTAMGRPMAVGAPKMEGRQPHWKSIFLSATHCGSGCVIGDIIGAPIVLATGWVLLGQRLYSEYVVEFGFAYLFGIAFQYFPIRAMRQVAPGEAIIDAVKADTLSLTAFEVGMFAWMAVIWFLLMPSHRPDASSIVFWFMMQIGMVLGFLTTYPANWLLVRWGVKSGM